A portion of the Elephas maximus indicus isolate mEleMax1 chromosome 24, mEleMax1 primary haplotype, whole genome shotgun sequence genome contains these proteins:
- the LOC126066683 gene encoding uncharacterized LOC122455338 homolog yields the protein MADARPCGPRRGGVQHELLEKMARLKRSGLQRGEPEGAGSCSGCWCWRRLFRRSAARGLRRKKAKYVRPGKAASERGLWGHPSLQRLFQRLATWRRRYLRRGERPDRLEEIPLLVLDRAKGGD from the coding sequence ATGGCGGATGCCCGGCCCTGTGGCCCTCGGCGAGGTGGCGTGCAGCACGAGCTGCTGGAGAAGATGGCGCGCCTGAAGCGGAGCGGCCTGCAGCGAGGGGAACCCGAGGGGGCCGGCTCCTGCTCCGGTTGCTGGTGCTGGCGGCGGCTCTTCCGGCGGTCGGCGGCCCGCGGCCTGCGCAGGAAGAAGGCCAAGTACGTCCGACCGGGAAAAGCGGCTTCGGAGCGCGGCCTGTGGGGCCACCCGAGCCTGCAGCGGCTGTTCCAGAGGCTGGCGACGTGGCGGCGGCGCTACCTGCGGCGCGGGGAGCGGCCCGACAGGCTGGAGGAGATCCCGCTGCTGGTACTGGACCGCGCCAAGGGCGGCGACTAG